In the genome of Aerosakkonema funiforme FACHB-1375, the window ATTGGATTAACAGCTACATCAGAATTAGCTAAAGTTTCCTCTACACCTTGACGGGTAGCGATCGGATCTGGAAAACCTAACGCTCCAGATGCTTCATTAATGGCTGATTCCAGGTCTTTATTAATAGTTTCTTCCAGAGGTTTGATTTTGTCTGTGATGACTTGGCTGATGTATTGTTCGGCTTGATTAATGTAACGCTGAACTTGCCCTACTAAGTCGGACAAAGGATTATTTTTGAGGAAGTCTAGGGAGACAGCAGCAGCAGGAGATGATGATATTCCCCATAACAAACTACTGGCTACAATTGCGGTCACTATCTGTTTCTTGGACTGCATAAAATTCTCCTTGATTTAACTAAGTGGCTTTCACGCCAGCGACAAGTTTTTTGGCATATTCTGTAAGCGCAATCAACTTGTCTGAGTGTTGAGCCATAACTTTTGTGCGTGCCGCTTGTTCTTCAGGATTATTAGCTACAACGCCTAACAAATGGGGCGATGGATAATAGCGGCAGTATGTATAAATTCCACTATCATCTAATAGCCATTGAGAGTACATCCCAGCTTTTTTGGGAAAGAAACTTTCTGTAGAGTTGCGACTAATAATTTCAGGTGGATATTTAAGGATTTGTACGAAGCTGTCAACGGCTGTTGGTTGAATTCGACCGATCAAACGGGTAGTGAGGTTTTGAAAAATTTTGGCTCCACTGGGAGATTTAGCAATTGTGTCTGGGTCTTGAGCAGATAAAATGACTCGAATTCCAGCTTTGGCTCCGTTCGCACAAAGCCTGCCTACCAGAGCGGCAATGCTATCGTATTCAAATAAAATCGGGCTTTCATCGATGAAGAATATGGAGGCAGGAGCCGCCAAAGCTCTCCTTAAAGCAGCTGAATAAGCTGATAGGGAAAGGATAGCTGCATCTTCATCGTTGGAAAGATTTCGCAGAGCAAAAACTAATAATCTGGCATCGCTGCGAAAAGTTGAAGGGAAAGAAATCGCTTTACCGACTCGCGATGCCATCCAAAATCGCAATCGCAATTTAATTAATGGCAGTGCGGTTTGAATATCTCCGACGATCGTATCTAGTTGCAATCGCTCCGAGGAGCAATAATTTAAGAAATCGGATAACGTTGGCGTAGCTTGCCATTCGGGAGAACCAAAGCCGTTGATAAATGCTTTGGCATAGCGATCGCGAATTTGCCAATCGCCAAAAAACTCTTCCAAAGCCAGTGCCAAAATTGAGCGAATGGTGTCCGATAAAGCTTGCTCTCTAGCACCTTCACCACGCTTGGTTCCTACAACCATTGCCATGAGAGCGGAAGTGAGAAACTCTTTATAGTCTTCAAATCGTTCTTGCTGAAGTTTCGGTTCGAGGGTGCTGAGGTCTGGTAACTCGAATAAATTAGAGCTTTCCTTACCAATGTCGAAATAGGCACCATCTGACCCCATGAAATAGGTGTAATCGGTAAAAGTGCTAGTCCCATCTGGTTTAGGGTAATCGAGAGCGACAACGGGCATCCCCTGAGCTAGGGCTTGGGTCAGAATTCCTGCTGCCGTGACAGACTTACCGCTGCGAGTCGTACCAAATAGCCCTAGATTTTTGTGTTGCGTGAATAAATTGAGGAATACTGGCGTACCTCCTTCCTCTGCAATCAACTCAAAGCCACAATTGTCACCAGAACGGGTGCGAACTAGAGCCATAAAACCAGGAGCTTCGCTGCTCAGGTAAGGCAGGCGGCGGTTAAAAGGAGCGGTTAGTAGCCTGTCCCAGCAGATGGGTAGTGTTTGCAGCCATAGTTTCCAAGGGTATTCGGTTTCCCGTAGCACCCAAGCTGGACGCAGAAACAGCGACTGAATGTGGCGGCAGTCGTCATCCAGCTTGCTGCGGCTGTCGCGGTAGACTAGGAAAGCGACGGCGGTGTGGATAGTGACAGCACCTCGATATAGTTCGGCTTGGGCTGCGATCGCATCTTCTACTTTCAGTAAGGAACCAACATCAACCGAGTTCTGTTCTTTCGCCAGCTGTGCCGATACGGTTGATTGCTTGGTGATCCGCTGCATATTCGTCTTCACCAAAGTGTCATTAGCCCGCATCATCTGGCAGAAAATCTCAGTATCGTAGATGTCCTCCCGGCGCATCACGTTGTCCCAAAAGTATCTCAACTGTTGTTCTTTGCTGACCCAACCTCCTGGCTTATCAACAAAAGTCAGCACTCCAATGTATTTACCGTTAACGTTTACCCACCGTCGGTCTGCAACAGGTACGCTAGAATGCGATTCCATTAATAAAGTGACCGGCTGAATTTCCGAATAAACGTCTTCTCGCAACCCATCTTCATCTAGCACCAACAACTGGGGTACTGGAATTGTTGGTGTATTGTTAAACCTCTGCCACAAATGCGCCCATAATTCAACAGCAGTTAATGGGCGAATATCTAACCCCATTTTGTTAGCCAGCAATTGTTCCCAGATTTGAAATCCATCCGTAAAAGATGAATAAATCAGTTTCTCAACTCGAATGTATTGGAAGTGCTGCAATTCACCTGTAAATTGCTTCCACGATCGTTCAAGTTTGGCTAAAGCTTTTTCAATCAAATCCGTTGTTCCCTCCGTATCTGGCTCAACGGTATAAGTGCCATATAAGCGTAAGAACTTTGGCTTGCGAATGCCCATATCCGTCAGTTCCTGTACCCGCTTGCGTTCACCCATGAGCAAATATTGCAGTTCTGTATTGGGTGCGTGTTGGCACAAGTTTTTCAATTCTTCTTGTCTGGCTGCATCTGACGTGAAAGAACCTAAGTTGATGGTTAACCGTTCGTTCTCCGGTAAGTCTTTTAAACTGGCTTCAATGGCATCAAAAATTGGCTCGATTTGTTCAGTTCTTAGAGTGGTATGAATACCTTGGCATTCAAAGCCGAACTGAAGCATTAAGCTGTTTTCACCTTTTTTGAGCAGGTAAGCACCTATCTTTCTACCTCTCAGTTCAATTTGCACCATTGACGCTAAATGGCATTCATCTTCAAAGGGCGTGGCTCTAACCTTGGTTTCTCCATCATTTATCCAGCGCTTGCCAATCTTAGTTTTGGTTTTTACCTTAATTGGTTGAGCCTTCTTTTTGTCTTTTTTCTTAAACCCAAACACAATCTCCCACCTTCTATCGTCGATATTTGTTAACTTTTTTGAATTGTCGATTTGGCGTAGGTTTTAGCATTCTGCGATACTGTCCAAATCCTCTAACCCAAAAGGGAGTGGAAATAAATTTTGACAAGAATTTCCAAGCTTTACTCCCTGTCAGTACCCACCAAGTAGAGATTCCCCAGCCAGCAATCACCCCAGTCCACAACCAAGAAAGACCTAAAATAAGTTTGCAAACCCAGTAACTTGTCAAACAAATACCTGCCCAAGGAAATATTTGATCGGCTGGGAATGGCCCCACTTTGGGAGCCTTTCCCAAAGTAGGGTTAACGGCTCGAAATCTTTTGTTATTTGATTCGGGCATCGATTTTTACCCAAAGTGGAGTTAACTAAAACGAAGATTAAGGAGCAGCACCAGGGCCACCAGCTGCACCACCAGTAATTAGTCCAGCTAAGATATCCCCTAAAGTTACTGTGACCAGAATAATTAGGGGAGTTCTGGCTAAAGACTGCCAATCTTCGTCATTTCTGGCTGCTGCAATTACTCTGACTAAAGCAACTGCTAAATACAAAACAAAAATTGCTCGTAATGTGTTAAAAACGACGCTGTAAATATCAGTTCCACCAGCTCCAGTACCACCAGTAGCACCGTTAATTGGAAAAGCGCTACGCAGCCAATTTTCTGTTTGAATAAAAAATTGAGCGTGAGCAGGAGCGCTAGTAATATCCAACCACCACAGCGTTACTATCACTGTGCAAAGTAAAGGTAGAATGTTGACTTTATGGCGACGCTGCCAGCGCCAAAACCCATTAAAGAATTTGTTGATTTCGCAAGGCCATATTACCGATGCCGTTCCGATAATGCCAAGCCCAAAAGCAAGGAAACTGGTAACACCGCCATCTACCACCATGTCAATTAAAAGTAAGACTGTTGCTGTTGACATGAGTGCGCTAATAGGTATCCGTGCCAAAAAGCTTTGGTTTTTAAGCTGGCATGAACGCACGCCATAACGCGCAAATTGAGAAGTCATAAATTCTACTTTCTACTCCAATAGCTCGCTTACAAGTCTGTGAAACAGCTAGTTATTGTGAATTGCTGTTTGAATTCTTCTTTCTATTTAATAGCCCGACATTAACTGACTATCCATCTTTCTAAAGGCAGTAAAAAGCTATGCTATTTTTGTGTGCTTAATGGGAGAAAACTTATGCAACTTGAGGCGGAAAAACCACAATTACTTTGGGAATAGCGCTTCTCTGTCTTTAGGCGTAAAGCTTAGCTAAATTTAGCGGGAACTGTCGATTTTTAAGACTATACCGCCTTAGAAAAATTTAAAGATATTGTTCCCACTGAAGGTAGGTATTATTTTTGGGAAAACTTTGCTAGGAAATAGGTTATGACGTAAAAACTCAAGCGGACAAAATATTATGGACTGGCAAGACCTGGATTTATTAATAGAAACTGTTAAAGTCGTTTCCATTCAGTGTTCTGCTATAGAGCAGCCGAATACATTGAAATGGATTGATGAACGGTTGGCAGTTCCCAGGAAGTTGCCAGTATATGTTTGGAATTATGGACAAGAGGTTTTTGAAGTTTACGGAGCAAAGCTATGTCAAAAAGTCTGGGATAAGTTTCAACCAATTAATGACTGCTTAATTGACCTGGTTAACTTTTTGCTACAGTGCGAAGAGCCTGGTATCTTTGTGGTAGAAAATTTACAGTTTTTTCTAAATATTGTACCTCAAACAGACTCGCTCTGGTGCGCTCGCGCTCTAAAAATCAACGACAAACTCAGAACTATCTTTAATACCTGGCGCTTGAGTCAGTCACCCAAATACCTGATTCTGCTCTCGACAATGGGTGTGGATTTACCTTCACATCTGGTAAATCTTATCCCAGAATTGTGGAAGCCTCTGCCCAAACCTGAAGAAATCTTCTCAATAGCTAATGAGGTTTTAAATGAAGAAAGTGTAGATAAAAATGCTTCTGACATAAACACTTTAACTTTGGCTGCTTCTGGATTAACTGAAGAGGAAATCAAAACTGGGCTTCGCTTAGGTTTGAAGCGTTGTAGCACTAAGGAAAAAGACGCACTTTTCTTTTTACTTCAATATAAAATCAACCTACTTCGCAGCCTTAACTTAGAGTTCATACCCAAACCGGAAGTCAACAGTTTTGGGGGCTTGGACTTGCTTAAAAAAGCATTTATCGAAGTTAAAAACAAGTACTCTCCAGAAGCTCGTGCAAGCAATCTTCCCCTTCCTAAAGGATGCTTGCTAGTAGGTCCGCCGGGGACTGGCAAAAGTAGGGCACTCAAGGCTTGCGCTGTCCTACTGGACTTCCCGCTAGTCATGCTAGATGTAGGGACGATAGTAGCAGGCGGTCTAAAGTTCCTTAAAGAGGTGCTGCGGCGAGTGGAAGCACTTGAACCTTGCGTCATAGGATTTGACGAATTTGACAAACTCTTTGCCGCCTCAAATAATTCAGGAGAAGACATTGCCAACAGGCAAATTCTCGGTACGTTACTAACCTGGTTGCAAGAGAAGAAAAGCAAAACCTATGTAATTGCCACGCTCAACCGCCTCAAATCGCTACCACCAGAATTAACTCGTGCGGGAAGGTTTGATAGAAAATTTTATGTTGGTTTACCTCAAGCGATCGAACGGAAAGAAATCATCCAGTTGCACGCTTCCAGATATGATTCCCGCTATGATCAAAAAGATGGGCCATTAACTGAAAGTGAGTGGCGAACTCTGCTGAATACTTCCACAGTAAATTTTAGTGGCGGCGAACTTGAAGCAATAGTAGAAAGAGCGGTCAACAAAATTTTCCAACAAGCTTTAGCAGAGAAACACCAAACAATGCAAGCAGGACTGGCGGATGCAGTGACTCCTATAACCTTCAAAATAAATGCTGCTGATTTAATAGAAGCTGCCTCCTCAATTCATTCACTCTACTCGATAGACCCCGACCGAATCATTGCAATTCAAAACCAATCTAAATACTTTTGCGAACCATCGAGTAGTCCTGATAGTTCTAAATATGCTCCTCCTATCCAAACATTTTGGGGTCAGCCAATTTCTGTTTCCACAAATCTTGATTAGCCATGCAGCATAGTAAGAATTGGATTGATAAATTTATTGACTTGGTTGGAGTTTCTATAGGCTGTGTTTTGGTGGTCGGTTCCCTGACTCAAATTATTACCACCATACAAAAGCGATCGACTCGTGAAACTGAAAAGCCAATAGCTTACTTGGTAGTGGATAATCGTAAGGTTCCGCTACAGATTGCCCGGACTCCCCAAGAGCAGGCGCGAGGGTTGATGTATCGAGACCACGATTATGGCTTGGGAATGTTGTTTCCCGTCCAACCGCCAAGGGTCGTGTCCGTATGGATGAAAAATGTTAATGAGCCTCTTGATATTCTGTTTGTCCGTCAAGGTAAGGTAGTTGCGATCGCACCCTCTGTCCCCCCTTGTCTCGAAATCCCTTGCCCAGTATACAAACCGCCCGTTCCTGTTGACTTGGTAATTGAACTACCTGCTGGTAATGCAGATCGATTTAAATTATCTGTTGGTTTGAAGCTTGCTGTACTTACACCAACCCAACCACTAGCAAAACAACGAAGAGAGCCAACCTTATTCTCTGCTTTTATCAAAAAATGTGTAATGAGTACACATTTTTCCACAGAGCCAAATTTTTAAGGAATTTGTGAGGATCTTTAAGGAATTTGTGAGGATTTTTGAGGAATTCGTGAGGGACGTTGTTGCACTTCTTTTGGGGTGTTTCCTCAAGCATTCCTAAAAATTCCTCAAAAATTCTCACTATTGGTAATAAGTATAATTGCTTATTATTTGAATTGTAACCATAGAGCGATCGCTACTACAACCGGGGAAGTAAAAACCCATGCCTAACATCTTACGGTTCGCTCATTTGTTCGGGAGTTAGAGAAATTGGGTAATAGAACGTAAGAGGCATAGCACCAAAGGGAAGAAAGGAGTAGTCAGAGTTGGGGTTGCACCCAACTCTGACTACTCGCAGATAGTGTAGGGTACAAAGCTATGAGCAAAACCCTCAACGTCACCAACGAGCGAGTAGACGACATACCCCTGCTTTGTGCATTCCTTAAGCAGATGAGAGTCCAATCGCTACTGGATCAACACTTTCCCACCCACGGTAACTGGCAAGGTTTAAGTCTGGGATGGGTAGCAGTAGTCTGGTTAAGTTATATTTTGTCCCAAGCCGACCATCGTTTAAGCCACGTCCAACCTTGGGCAGAAAAACGATTAGAAACACTCCGAGGCTGTACAACAGATACACTCAGAGCCTTAGATTTCACAGATGACCGACTACAAGCAGTGCTGCGCTACCTGAGTGACGATCGCTCGTGGTCGGAATTTGAACGAGAATTAGGCAGCCAGCTAGTACAAGTGTACGACCTAAAACCACGAACTGCCTGTCTGGATAGTACCACTGCCAATACCTACTGTGGAGCCAATG includes:
- a CDS encoding AAA family ATPase translates to MDWQDLDLLIETVKVVSIQCSAIEQPNTLKWIDERLAVPRKLPVYVWNYGQEVFEVYGAKLCQKVWDKFQPINDCLIDLVNFLLQCEEPGIFVVENLQFFLNIVPQTDSLWCARALKINDKLRTIFNTWRLSQSPKYLILLSTMGVDLPSHLVNLIPELWKPLPKPEEIFSIANEVLNEESVDKNASDINTLTLAASGLTEEEIKTGLRLGLKRCSTKEKDALFFLLQYKINLLRSLNLEFIPKPEVNSFGGLDLLKKAFIEVKNKYSPEARASNLPLPKGCLLVGPPGTGKSRALKACAVLLDFPLVMLDVGTIVAGGLKFLKEVLRRVEALEPCVIGFDEFDKLFAASNNSGEDIANRQILGTLLTWLQEKKSKTYVIATLNRLKSLPPELTRAGRFDRKFYVGLPQAIERKEIIQLHASRYDSRYDQKDGPLTESEWRTLLNTSTVNFSGGELEAIVERAVNKIFQQALAEKHQTMQAGLADAVTPITFKINAADLIEAASSIHSLYSIDPDRIIAIQNQSKYFCEPSSSPDSSKYAPPIQTFWGQPISVSTNLD
- a CDS encoding DUF192 domain-containing protein; translated protein: MQHSKNWIDKFIDLVGVSIGCVLVVGSLTQIITTIQKRSTRETEKPIAYLVVDNRKVPLQIARTPQEQARGLMYRDHDYGLGMLFPVQPPRVVSVWMKNVNEPLDILFVRQGKVVAIAPSVPPCLEIPCPVYKPPVPVDLVIELPAGNADRFKLSVGLKLAVLTPTQPLAKQRREPTLFSAFIKKCVMSTHFSTEPNF